One window from the genome of Streptomyces cadmiisoli encodes:
- a CDS encoding DNA-directed RNA polymerase subunit beta' — translation MLDVNFFDELRIGLATADDIRQWSHGEVKKPETINYRTLKPEKDGLFCEKIFGPTRDWECYCGKYKRVRFKGIICERCGVEVTRAKVRRERMGHIELAAPVTHIWYFKGVPSRLGYLLDLAPKDLEKVIYFAAYMITYVDEERRTRDLPSLEAHVSVERQQIEQRRDADLEARAKKLEADLAELEAEGAKADVRRKVREGAEREMKQLRDRAQREIDRLDEVWNRFKNLKVQDLEGDELLYRELRDRFGTYFDGSMGAAALQKRLESFDLEEEAERLREIIRTGKGQKKTRALKRLKVVSAFLQTSNSPKGMVLDCVPVIPPDLRPMVQLDGGRFATSDLNDLYRRVINRNNRLKRLLDLGAPEIIVNNEKRMLQEAVDALFDNGRRGRPVTGPGNRPLKSLSDMLKGKQGRFRQNLLGKRVDYSARSVIVVGPQLKLHQCGLPKAMALELFKPFVMKRLVDLNHAQNIKSAKRMVERGRTVVYDVLEEVIAEHPVLLNRAPTLHRLGIQAFEPQLVEGKAIQIHPLVCTAFNADFDGDQMAVHLPLSAEAQAEARILMLSSNNILKPADGRPVTMPTQDMVLGLYFLTTDAEGREIKGTDRPFSSVAEAIMAFDAGELSLQAPVDIRFPVGTIPPRGWEPPVREEGEPEWQQGDSFTLKTTLGRALFNELLPEDYPFVDYEVGKKQLSQIVNDLAERYPKVIVAATLDNLKASGFFWATRSGVTVAISDVVVPEAKREIVKGYEAQDEKVQKQYERGLITKDERTQELIAIWTKATNEVAEAMNENFPKTNPIFMMVSSGARGNMMQMRQIAGMRGLVSNAKNETIPRPIKASFREGLSVLEYFISTHGARKGLADTALRTADSGYLTRRLVDVSQDVIIREEDCGTDRGLRLQIAARGGDGTLIKAEDVETSVYARCLAEDIVVDGKVLAPAGTDLGDVLIDELIRYGVAEVKTRSVLTCESAVGTCAMCYGRSLATGKLVDIGEAVGIIAAQSIGEPGTQLTMRTFHTGGVAGDDITQGLPRVVELFEARTPKGVAPISEASGRVRIEETEKTKKIVITPDDGSDETAYPISKRARLLVSEGEHVEVGQKLTVGATNPHDVLRILGQRAVQVHLVGEVQKVYNSQGVSIHDKHIEIIIRQMLRRVTIIESGDAELLPGELVERSKFETENRRVVQEGGHPASGRPQLMGITKASLATESWLSAASFQETTRVLTDAAINAKSDSLIGLKENVIIGKLIPAGTGLSRYRNIRVEPTEEAKAAMYSAVGYDDIDYSPFGTGSGQAVPLEDYDYGPYNQ, via the coding sequence GTGCTCGACGTCAACTTCTTCGACGAGCTCCGGATCGGCCTGGCCACCGCTGACGACATCCGTCAGTGGAGCCACGGCGAGGTCAAGAAGCCCGAGACCATCAACTACCGCACCCTCAAGCCCGAGAAGGACGGACTCTTCTGCGAGAAGATCTTCGGTCCGACCCGGGACTGGGAGTGCTACTGCGGCAAGTACAAGCGCGTTCGCTTCAAGGGCATCATCTGCGAGCGCTGTGGCGTCGAGGTCACGCGCGCCAAGGTGCGCCGTGAGCGGATGGGCCACATCGAGCTGGCCGCCCCCGTCACGCACATCTGGTACTTCAAGGGCGTTCCGTCGCGGCTGGGCTACCTGCTCGACCTCGCCCCGAAGGACCTGGAGAAGGTCATCTACTTCGCTGCGTACATGATCACGTACGTCGACGAGGAGCGCCGTACGCGCGACCTGCCCTCGCTGGAGGCCCACGTCTCCGTCGAGCGCCAGCAGATCGAGCAGCGCCGTGACGCCGACCTGGAGGCCCGTGCCAAGAAGCTCGAGGCCGACCTGGCCGAGCTGGAGGCCGAGGGTGCCAAGGCCGACGTGCGCCGCAAGGTGCGCGAGGGCGCCGAGCGCGAGATGAAGCAGCTGCGCGACCGCGCCCAGCGCGAGATCGACCGTCTCGACGAGGTGTGGAACCGCTTCAAGAACCTCAAGGTCCAGGACCTGGAGGGCGACGAGCTGCTCTACCGCGAGCTGCGTGACCGCTTCGGCACGTACTTCGACGGTTCGATGGGTGCCGCGGCGCTGCAGAAGCGCCTGGAGTCCTTCGATCTGGAGGAGGAGGCCGAGCGCCTCCGCGAGATCATCCGCACCGGCAAGGGCCAGAAGAAGACCCGTGCGCTGAAGCGGCTGAAGGTCGTGTCCGCGTTCCTGCAGACCTCCAACAGCCCCAAGGGCATGGTCCTCGACTGCGTCCCGGTGATCCCGCCGGACCTGCGTCCGATGGTGCAGCTGGACGGTGGCCGCTTCGCGACCTCCGACCTCAACGACCTGTACCGCCGTGTGATCAACCGGAACAACCGACTGAAGCGGCTTCTCGACCTCGGCGCGCCCGAGATCATCGTGAACAACGAGAAGCGCATGCTCCAGGAGGCCGTCGACGCGCTGTTCGACAACGGCCGCCGCGGCCGTCCGGTCACCGGTCCGGGCAACCGCCCGCTGAAGTCCCTCAGCGACATGCTGAAGGGCAAGCAGGGTCGTTTCCGTCAGAACCTGCTCGGCAAGCGAGTCGACTACTCGGCGCGTTCCGTCATCGTCGTCGGCCCGCAGCTCAAGCTGCACCAGTGCGGTCTGCCCAAGGCCATGGCGCTGGAGCTCTTCAAGCCGTTCGTGATGAAGCGTCTGGTCGACCTGAACCACGCGCAGAACATCAAGAGCGCCAAGCGCATGGTCGAGCGCGGCCGCACGGTCGTGTACGACGTGCTGGAAGAGGTCATCGCGGAGCACCCGGTTCTGCTGAACCGTGCGCCCACGCTGCACCGCCTCGGCATCCAGGCCTTCGAGCCGCAGCTGGTCGAGGGCAAGGCCATCCAGATCCACCCGCTCGTCTGCACCGCGTTCAACGCGGACTTCGACGGTGACCAGATGGCCGTGCACCTGCCGCTGTCCGCGGAGGCGCAGGCCGAGGCCCGCATCCTCATGCTGTCCTCGAACAACATCCTCAAGCCCGCCGACGGCCGTCCGGTGACGATGCCGACCCAGGACATGGTGCTGGGTCTGTACTTCCTCACCACCGACGCCGAGGGCCGCGAGATCAAGGGCACCGACCGCCCGTTCTCCTCGGTCGCCGAGGCGATCATGGCGTTCGACGCCGGCGAGCTCTCGCTCCAGGCGCCGGTCGACATCCGCTTCCCGGTGGGCACCATCCCGCCGCGTGGCTGGGAGCCGCCGGTCCGTGAGGAGGGCGAGCCGGAGTGGCAGCAGGGTGACAGCTTCACGCTGAAGACCACGCTCGGCCGTGCCCTCTTCAACGAGCTGCTGCCCGAGGACTACCCGTTCGTCGACTACGAGGTCGGCAAGAAGCAGCTCTCCCAGATCGTCAACGACCTGGCCGAGCGCTACCCGAAGGTCATCGTGGCGGCGACGCTCGACAACCTGAAGGCGTCCGGCTTCTTCTGGGCCACCCGTTCCGGCGTCACCGTCGCCATCTCCGACGTCGTGGTCCCCGAGGCCAAGCGGGAGATCGTCAAGGGCTACGAGGCCCAGGACGAGAAGGTCCAGAAGCAGTACGAGCGCGGTCTGATCACCAAGGACGAGCGCACGCAGGAGCTCATCGCGATCTGGACCAAGGCGACCAACGAGGTCGCCGAGGCGATGAACGAGAACTTCCCGAAGACCAACCCGATCTTCATGATGGTGAGCTCGGGCGCACGAGGCAACATGATGCAGATGCGTCAGATCGCCGGTATGCGTGGTCTGGTGTCGAACGCGAAGAACGAGACGATCCCGCGTCCGATCAAGGCGTCGTTCCGTGAGGGTCTGTCCGTGCTGGAGTACTTCATCTCCACGCACGGTGCCCGTAAGGGTCTGGCGGACACCGCACTGCGTACCGCCGACTCGGGTTACCTGACCCGTCGTCTGGTCGACGTCTCGCAGGACGTGATCATCCGCGAGGAGGACTGCGGCACCGACCGCGGTCTGCGTCTGCAGATCGCCGCCCGCGGCGGCGACGGCACGCTGATCAAGGCCGAGGACGTCGAGACGTCCGTGTACGCGCGCTGCCTCGCCGAGGACATCGTCGTCGACGGCAAGGTGCTGGCCCCGGCCGGTACCGACCTGGGCGACGTGCTCATCGACGAGCTGATCCGCTACGGCGTCGCGGAGGTCAAGACCCGCTCGGTCCTGACCTGCGAGTCCGCCGTCGGTACCTGCGCGATGTGCTACGGCCGCTCGCTGGCCACCGGCAAGCTGGTCGACATCGGTGAGGCGGTCGGCATCATCGCCGCCCAGTCCATCGGTGAGCCCGGTACCCAGCTGACGATGCGTACCTTCCACACCGGTGGTGTGGCCGGTGACGACATCACCCAGGGTCTGCCGCGTGTCGTCGAGCTCTTCGAGGCCCGTACCCCGAAGGGTGTCGCCCCGATCTCCGAGGCCTCCGGCCGCGTGCGGATCGAGGAGACCGAGAAGACCAAGAAGATCGTCATCACGCCGGACGACGGCAGCGACGAGACGGCGTACCCGATCTCGAAGCGCGCCCGACTCCTGGTCAGCGAGGGCGAGCACGTCGAGGTGGGCCAGAAGCTCACCGTGGGTGCCACCAACCCGCACGACGTGCTGCGCATCCTGGGCCAGCGTGCCGTCCAGGTCCACCTGGTCGGCGAGGTCCAGAAGGTCTACAACTCGCAGGGTGTGTCGATCCACGACAAGCACATCGAGATCATCATCCGGCAGATGCTGCGCCGTGTGACGATCATCGAGTCCGGCGACGCCGAGCTGCTGCCCGGCGAGCTGGTCGAGCGGTCGAAGTTCGAGACCGAGAACCGTCGTGTGGTCCAGGAGGGCGGTCACCCGGCCTCCGGTCGTCCGCAGCTGATGGGTATCACCAAGGCCTCGCTGGCGACCGAGTCGTGGCTGTCGGCGGCGTCCTTCCAGGAGACGACCAGGGTTCTGACGGACGCGGCGATCAACGCCAAGTCCGACTCCCTGATCGGCCTCAAGGAGAACGTCATCATCGGTAAGCTCATCCCGGCCGGTACGGGTCTGTCCCGCTACCGCAACATCCGGGTGGAGCCGACCGAGGAGGCCAAGGCCGCGATGTACTCGGCCGTCGGCTACGACGACATCGACTACTCGCCGTTCGGCACCGGCTCCGGCCAGGCCGTGCCGCTGGAGGACTACGACTACGGTCCGTACAACCAGTAG